AATTGTGTCCTTCATTCAAAGAGTCCTTTAAAAGAGGCtctaatatcatacagtacgatagtactgcatattagggacatcgaaggtgtgggggtgaTCTGTGGTAtgatataacccaaaaacctgtcACGATtcttcctcacaatgacatgacagtattggttgggtaaaaccaagcccaaaagtgtcttcagatcgacccgaaacgtttgcgtcaagttgctacagaatttagaaaaaaaaattattcaacagaattttctactgcctaccttcctgacgccttcagtcaagtgtagtggaaaagtggctacagccctaattttttcgcagaaacgtttctagttcacttaagaaaaaatctttggtatattgataagcatataatgcttgcactattgtcttaccttttatcatggccatcagtcaaggttctaccgctgagtgttaatagactacagtacggcttccataccagtgtatattgcatcaaactattcgaatacacgtggtcgccggttgcaccaaaaacacacgcgtatgtgactcgctgttgatatcgatcagagagagcaactcacggctaactatatagcaatgtgtaagtcaataaatatagtttatttagtgacaatgttaaaccgagttgggacatccaggtcctgctttacagattatttggcccacgtgctaaattaaatgtggacgtgttactacatgtCATAGCGTAGcactgcttctttcgtgagccatgcccacttacgtaaattacagtctgtagacatatggtagccacgcccatttatcagtctgtaggtatgcacgaatccacgtccattattgtctgcaggcttatgtagaaccacgcccactgatcagttgttattgtatgagtcataatctagtatgatagtgctgtgagtaactcggcagatatttagtggtcatgagcttgcaaaaaaacttcacaaacaagtataagaaaaaatttggaattttaaattagattagggacagtgtataatgctgcaataaaaagtactgaaaacaagctggatcagagtagtacgtaatatccaaatactgtaaaacaataagaagtgaatatccctactgtgcattgagtgtagcacagtagggatattcacttcttattgttttacagtatttggacattacgtactactccaatccagcttgtttcagtactttttattgcagcattatacactgtccctaatctaattaaaaattccaaatttttcttttaCTCGTTATTAGTTGGCATTGTCAATACAACTTGGTGATTTACCCCTTAGGCGTTCCACTCCTCTTACGATGCTCAACTGCTTCATGACTCTGCTCCAGTGACTGTCGAGGATAATGTTCAGCCACTGCCACGACAGCGCAGATCCCAGAGTGAACTCAGTGAAGACGTCGCATCAGTAACCAGCACAACCACCACCAACTCCTTGACCCTATCCCTGCCCACTGGCTCCAGACAAGCATCTAATGACCAGCCCAGCACTTGTGAGGTAAGGAACTTCATTAAAAGGAGTATCGCTTTTGGGACCTTCAGCCTTTTTAATAGGTTGTAAATAGGACTTTACTATCTGCAAAATTCTTAGAAGTTTGCTGTCACTGTAGGATCCTTGGTGATGTTTAGTGATCGTTGAAAATACTGCCACAGTAATATTCAGTGCTGTATCCCGGCCTCAAGGCTCATATGTATATGGTAAAGACAAAAGGATTTGGGGTACTGTGATAATGTGATGTCACTGTGATAATGTGATGTCTTTACAATATGTTTATGTAATATATGTCAACTGCTCCATCTATTTCCCTTGAGCTAATATTATGAAGAAATAATTCTCATACACTGGCTGATATATAGGAGccttcataatattattgttaaacactctaataaagcagtcaaattaATTTCTCACCTTTTTTGTAAAACTTGATGTTACACTGTAAGCTGACTTAATTTAGTGGTACACTAAATTTAGTACACATACATTAACCAACCATACATTAGTCCTAAACCTGCAAAATGTGTggttaatattttattatttcatCAACAATTAATAAAATGGCTATTTAATTTTGTTTGCACTAATTTCGTCAATATACAACAAGATCATTAAATTTAGACTTAAATATTTTTCATTATTTGCCTACAGGCATGTTGTTTCCTGCCCAAGGGTAAGCCAGGGTTCATCACAGTAGACTCCAAGGCAGAGATACACTACATCAGTAGTCAGTACCCTAAGGAACATCATCTCTACAGTGTAGTGAAGCAGGCTTGTTATAGGAGGTAAGTTCTGTAACATACTTGTAGAGCCTTATAATCTCATTAATGTATTGGACCAAACAATGTGGCATCAATGGTACTATCAGTCTGTTAACGTAAGGTCTTGTTATGAGGTGCATgtcctcagcaacagcaaggtcaaCAGCTGGAGGCATACAGGgatgcttggatctagaacgcgatcccctgatacacattaCTGAAGGGTGCAgtaaggagaaccccaaactacagcgaagcctgcccataaccacagaatatggggaactccacttctcactgagcaaatgggcaagatgtttataagtgatggtatctgccttccccatacctacagatgtggaaaatataagtggactaatacaagttacattgtagctagctgtgccacaacaaaaaactaaacaaactagtattttaaaaattgttaatttaaaaatgaagtagggatctatgcaataaaagtagtgaaacaggagatGAATGTTGGCGTttcagcatagctcagtgggaagtccctactttggcattgaacaatagctaatgtgccaaagtagggactttcccactgagctaataccatcattcatctcttgtttcactactttttattgcatagatccctacttcatttttaaattaacaatttaaaaaaaaaaaaaaaaccagtaCTGTGAATAATTTTAGCTACACTTATGGTGTGCTAACAAGAGTTATGACAAGTGCACATGGGCCACAGTGTTTTGCGCTTTATAACTATGAGACTGTAAAGTGCTACATACATGACACTATGCATGTGTAGCAAAAATTGATTTTAGAGGCTCTTAAACAGGTTATACATTAGTATTAACAGTTAAACAAACAACTGTAATTAAAAGTTAGCAAGTTTTAACACTATTGTGGTTGGGatcaaaacaataagaagtgtataGCTATTGAGGTGTGTAGTTGATCTCCCTTACTCCTTTTGTCTGCGTTTCACTACTAGATTTGTTCTTATACTTGTAGCTGCTGCTTGTGCCTTTCAATATAACAACAATATTGATGATTTATTTCCTACAGTTTGAGTTGTGAGGTGTGTCCCGGCCGGGAAGGACCAATGATATATGGTGAAGATCAAGGCTGCCATGTGCTCTCTCACACTTTCTTCCTCAAGGATTCCAAAGGGAGAGGATTTCAGCGGTGGTGAGTGATTATATTGGCTCATTTTTTGTAGCaatgttattaaatgttttcgTCTTTCAGAGGTCGGTTAGTAGCCAGTCCTAATTATATCCTAGCAATGCATGGTACTTGAGAAATGTGTTTCACTTTATGTGCATAAATTTATCCTGTGATTGTCATGATATTTAGTAGTAAAACAATGTATTGCAGTAAATATACCTGTgctaaaagtgactgttctattagagtattttgtgtacAGATCTAGTAGTTTCATATGtgtgcgctctattagagtatttttgaaCAAAAACTCTGTATAGTATAAGTGACTTGTGTGCTTCATTTATCTGTCTGTGCAGTATAAGTGCTGCTCTGTTGTAAAGAGATACCATTGGTTTGCTGTTTGGTGTGCTGTTTCCTTGTGTGCTGTAGGTACAGTATCATAATTGTTATGTTGGATCGAGTCTTTCTGGCTAACTCATGGGGATTTTTAGTCaggttagtgtgtgtgtgtgtgtgtgtgtgtgtgtgtgtgtgtgtgtgtgtgtgtgtgtgtgtgtgtgtgtgtgtatgtgtgtgtgtgtgtgtgtgtgtagttggtGTGTGCGAGTGTAGTGGGTGTGTGCGAGTGTGCACACATGtctttgtgtgtagtgtgtgcagcatgtgtgtggtgtggtatATCACTTTATTTCTCTTACTGCAGTCACTTTAAAGCTGTCATAGCAGAGTTACAAGTCAAGGTAATATAGTACTGGTTCATACACTGTAGActttgtgtgtgttctattagaatattttgtttcACAAGATTTAAATCCTCTCATGATTTTTATGGTGTACTGTTAGTTACTTTCAGTGATTTTTTCTAGTATGGTCATTTAAAGTAATTGGATTACACAGATTGTATACCGCATACATACGAATTTTGAGGGTacgtaatttttgtggattgacGAATTTCAGTGGTTTTTATTTCTTGGATCGCTCATTTTTACCCTGGTTACCTATACATTTGGAATAATGGAATTATTGATCAATATGGTGTAATGGAATTATTAAGGTTACTGAATAATATTTGTTGGTTTTTTACAATCATGTACATTTAATGGGCTCTAAATAGTGATAAATAAACTGAAGTAATGAAGTAATAAAAAACTAGAATATTAAATACCTTTAAGCCTTAAACATGCATGAAACTTTTtggaatgtgtgtttacacattTATTCATGGCAAAATTAGATAGGGTAGCTCAACTCCTTTAGCCTAAAACTATACATTGATCAAAATTctattcattgggctacttgGGGAAGGTTAAATAAACACTGTAACAGTGGAGACTTTACTTAAAGAACAACGGTGATCGGTGTTATCCATCAACCAAGTTTCTCGCCATGTGTTTaacttcaattgtgggtttaatcacgTAAGCTTTGTATGGCTTAATGAAAATTTAATGCTGAAGTGAACAAACCTTATTGGAAGTCGATTGGAGCAACCGccatcaagttatggatcattttgtAAAGGTATGGAAAGGTTTTGCATATTTATTTAATGAAAAGTTGACTACACTCGAGTTCTGGCATCGTGCTTTAGCACAAAGGGGAAAGCCCTAGGTATCATTGTATCGCTTATTACATTACGAGTAGAGTGGAGTAAATTGCTTAGCCATAGGAGGTATGCTTCAAAAGTTATagcactttgtttacagccatgcgtatttgcctatatataggcttatgcgcgtttaagggttaaattgATTGATTTCCCAACATgaaatagctataattattattgagaTATTACACTGTATACACTTTGTGTAGGCTGAGGAAGTGTATCATCGAGAGATTGATAATCAAGCAGATCATAACATCCCCAGCAAGCAGTTACTTCCTGCTCCTCCAAGTGTGTAACAATGCATGTAGTTTGTTGTTGCTATTGATCTTGTATGTATTATATCTGTTGTAGTAAATACGTATAGTTTGTTTGGCCATCATTTTATCCTAATACTGTAACTTCCATAGCACAGGCCTCCTGCCATAACATTTATCAAAGTCGTGAGGTTCCTTAAACATCATCTTGATATGAGCCAAAACAAATGAGCTGTACCAtgtttagaatttttttttgttacagtAAAGAGTAGTGATGTGTAATGTACCAAAAAATTAtcaatattgcaatatttttttcaATACCGATATCGTATCAAATTTCgatatttttataactgatatcaatatttatcgtatagtcaatattttgccacaattttcaatatattgagtaatattttggtaatttacaacttttggtgtgtgattgtgcaatcacggtAGAAATGAAGCTCAGTTCTGTACAGTTTAGCCATACAAAAAGTGTCTACCAGTTCCCAAGGCTTGTTATTAGCTTCATCACAAATTCTATAAACCATAGCTgctaattataaacatttgccCAATGCAATTAATCAAAAGGAGAAAAATAAAGTATcgaaatttcagtattttaccAATTATCACATCGATATCATACCAAAATCCTAATATCACACATCACTAGTAAAGAGGTTTTACTTTCAGAGGTGACATATGCACACCTATTGGGACCAAAATCTTTTTCCTCATTATATGTTGTCTGTTGTGTTAATTtggagagtttgttaagagattCCAATGTAATCTCCCTTGTGCATATTTTCAGATCACTATCGCAGAATTAAGGTTGGTGCTGCCAAGCAGCGCTCAGCTGGTAGGTCACTCATGGACTTGACAGCAGACCCAAACATATTCTGCACGCTTCATCGTCACTTTGTCTATATCCTCAAATGTGGTGGCAGTCGCCTCAGGGAGAGCATGGTGGAAGGACCACCACAGGTTAGCTAGTGTTGTACATTATAAATTTTGTAGTAACTGAATTTTTTTATTGTTTTGATTTTTTTGTTAAgttacagtaccactcaaatgcaacattgtCTCACaagagtgcaagtgattaaaaagcttactaattaaagggtgtgtcACCCATTTagcttgcaagtattcatcgCATTTCATTGGGATGATGCTCGTGagcgaaatgggtgccacgccctttaattagcaagatttttaattgcttgcactttTGCGAGATGACATATTTGAGCAGTGCTGTAAATGTGCTTTTCAGAATTCATACTCAGTGCTTTTCAATAATAGAGCATTCTACAGTTGCACATAATGTAGAATAAGTGGTCCTTGAGGATCTTACCGCAAACATCCTTTATGCTATTTATCCATAAAATAGCTTAAATCTGTATATGTATAGTACTTAATTGTTGTATCAGGAGTAAGTAGCAGTTGTTAATGGCGCTTATATTGCATTTCTTAAATGCCTTCAGTTCCCTTGTATGTATAGATGTGTATGCACTTATTTAGTTGTTATGTATTATTTATACATTATGGTAACAGCCTGGACAGCATGTAGCGGACACACACAATGAAGTTGATGACAATAATGATGACCTATCACCACTGGAGTCCTCTGTGTCTTCTTTACCTCCTCTTGAGAGAGTACTGACTGTACCCGAGTTTATTAGCTTCTTCAGTACCATCGGTAAGTGTCtagtatgtgtactgtataataagaaAGTTTGGCAGGTGGAAATTGTGACTAAATGTCAGAATAAGATTTTTGCAAGAACATATAGGTTTGATAAATTCATTCATATATACTCCAAGTCCAAGGATTTAGTTGACCTTGTGGTTAGGAAGAATTGTCAAACATTTGAGTGAATATTGTATAGTTAGTCACGTCGTACTATTTCTGTTCGCTGGTTTGGCTACCCAACAACCTATTCTTCAAAG
The Dysidea avara chromosome 7, odDysAvar1.4, whole genome shotgun sequence genome window above contains:
- the LOC136260840 gene encoding folliculin-like; the encoded protein is MNAILALCHFCDSHGPCIIFCTQAFHSSYDAQLLHDSAPVTVEDNVQPLPRQRRSQSELSEDVASVTSTTTTNSLTLSLPTGSRQASNDQPSTCEACCFLPKGKPGFITVDSKAEIHYISSQYPKEHHLYSVVKQACYRSLSCEVCPGREGPMIYGEDQGCHVLSHTFFLKDSKGRGFQRWYSIIIVMLDRVFLANSWGFLVSHFKAVIAELQVKAEEVYHREIDNQADHNIPSKQLLPAPPNHYRRIKVGAAKQRSAGRSLMDLTADPNIFCTLHRHFVYILKCGGSRLRESMVEGPPQPGQHVADTHNEVDDNNDDLSPLESSVSSLPPLERVLTVPEFISFFSTIDLKDKHFFRSLRHLFSVLPRGHFTDLANHVICGDQVIVRGEDMVTVTSLLMVLKDLLPEGCSKIVGYSSSYQESFKCNFLGLQVDVRITDDIINSQHHVIMDVVAPKNLPADQELDDPLKHYTFMMSSKRQSGTSQESPTILYRLINILQNNSFSDNLALQSLDTLKREWLNKAKVLYAVSKTGKLDIKSKRKEKLTSLLQVLQCELVDIDILQFWLSAISKDYRSHLLQFVNN